A stretch of Methanosphaerula palustris E1-9c DNA encodes these proteins:
- a CDS encoding Rpp14/Pop5 family protein: MKPRPPTMRIKKRYVLAAIVPNYPSIDSKVLYVAIAEAITGLYGDGAGAALHHAVVFAGDGYLIARCSRGSEQFLATALAVVTEVDGQRVAFRTLATSGTIHALRRRMRQPVERPEREDLEVDGVIYEVHVRESQKVDLIEKGCNSQKLLFLVEQDLQER, translated from the coding sequence ATGAAACCCAGACCGCCGACGATGCGGATCAAGAAGCGGTATGTGCTGGCTGCGATAGTACCGAACTACCCTTCTATCGACTCGAAAGTCCTGTACGTTGCGATCGCAGAGGCGATAACCGGACTGTACGGCGATGGTGCAGGGGCAGCCCTCCACCATGCCGTCGTATTCGCCGGTGACGGCTACCTGATCGCACGTTGCAGTCGGGGGAGCGAGCAGTTCCTTGCCACAGCCCTCGCCGTGGTCACCGAGGTAGATGGCCAGCGGGTTGCCTTCAGGACCCTCGCGACATCGGGGACGATCCATGCCCTCCGCAGACGGATGCGACAGCCGGTTGAACGACCAGAACGTGAGGACCTGGAAGTGGATGGCGTGATCTACGAGGTCCATGTCAGGGAATCACAAAAGGTTGATTTAATAGAGAAGGGATGTAACAGTCAAAAGCTACTGTTCCTTGTTGAACAGGATCTTCAGGAGAGATAA
- a CDS encoding RNase P subunit p30 family protein yields the protein MHCTDICTCSYPAGDSSLTRMTMEAGALGFDTIVLPVEQPAVIGNVSVLPARVIETRHVREVIRDLGRTKEGQVMIVMAGDASFIRGVVPLRGVHLLAGVERQRKNAFDHVSARLAAEKNVGVTIDLFPLLYLKGLQRQRVLQRYADLLTLHRRYEFPFVIGSFARSILDQRSVREMTLLCALFGMEKEEVIRGLTSLPGVLHQLLPVRVVE from the coding sequence ATGCACTGCACTGACATCTGTACCTGTTCGTATCCGGCAGGAGACTCCTCCCTGACCAGAATGACGATGGAGGCCGGAGCTCTCGGCTTTGACACCATCGTGCTGCCCGTGGAGCAGCCGGCAGTCATCGGGAATGTCAGTGTGCTGCCGGCACGGGTGATCGAGACACGGCATGTCCGTGAGGTGATCAGGGACCTCGGGCGTACGAAAGAGGGTCAGGTTATGATCGTCATGGCCGGGGATGCCTCGTTCATCAGGGGTGTGGTCCCGCTCCGCGGGGTCCACCTGCTGGCTGGGGTCGAGCGACAGCGGAAGAACGCCTTCGACCATGTCTCCGCCCGGCTCGCCGCTGAGAAGAATGTGGGGGTTACAATCGACCTCTTTCCCCTGCTGTATCTGAAGGGGCTGCAGCGGCAGCGCGTGCTGCAGCGGTACGCCGACCTGCTGACCCTGCACCGACGATATGAGTTCCCATTTGTGATCGGATCGTTCGCACGCTCGATCCTCGATCAGCGATCGGTCAGGGAGATGACCCTGCTCTGTGCCCTCTTTGGGATGGAGAAGGAAGAGGTCATCAGGGGACTCACCTCGCTGCCAGGGGTACTGCACCAGCTGCTGCCAGTCAGGGTGGTCGAATGA
- a CDS encoding 50S ribosomal protein L15e, whose amino-acid sequence MSKSMYAYVREAWKKPEETGVKKLLWDRMQVWRREGTVVRLEHPTRIDRARSLGFKAKQGIIVVRVKVRRGGRRASRYIRGRRTANMGMRKLTPGKSLQRIGEERASSRYPNMEVLNSYWVGQDGRQKWYEVILVDGHHPVVLSDPRLSWFGNATQRGRAERGKTSAGMKGRGMRTRGRGTEKTRPSIRSNANKGK is encoded by the coding sequence ATGTCAAAATCTATGTATGCCTACGTTCGTGAGGCATGGAAGAAACCCGAGGAGACCGGTGTTAAGAAGCTCCTCTGGGACCGTATGCAGGTATGGCGGCGGGAAGGAACCGTCGTCAGACTCGAACACCCAACTCGTATCGATCGGGCCCGCTCCCTTGGATTCAAGGCCAAGCAGGGCATCATCGTGGTCAGGGTCAAGGTCAGACGGGGTGGGCGGAGAGCCTCACGGTACATCCGCGGACGGAGAACAGCCAACATGGGGATGCGCAAGTTGACCCCAGGAAAGAGCCTGCAGCGTATCGGTGAGGAGCGTGCTTCGTCCCGGTACCCAAACATGGAGGTTCTCAACTCGTACTGGGTCGGCCAGGACGGCAGACAGAAGTGGTATGAAGTGATCCTCGTCGACGGTCACCACCCCGTAGTGCTGAGCGATCCACGGCTGAGCTGGTTTGGAAATGCAACCCAGCGTGGACGTGCAGAGCGCGGTAAGACCAGTGCAGGGATGAAGGGCCGTGGTATGCGAACCCGGGGCAGAGGGACTGAGAAGACCCGTCCGTCCATCCGCTCAAATGCAAATAAGGGTAAGTAA